The Alteromonas gilva genome has a window encoding:
- a CDS encoding pyridoxal phosphate-dependent aminotransferase, with protein sequence MTYNPSRRLFLGGSLAASAAGATGIITPAGLAAQPMKSPQIMYGPTPGVAKLNANENPYGPSDLALKAIAEASRSGGAYYAYRAGMYLRDMLAESNGLKPENVSITAGSSLILAFAAFAATSKGKILGPDLFWDTTSKAPISQGGPEIVRVPNTAELDIDLDALYAAIDDDIAMVHVCNPNNPTGKLLDPKKLREFCIKASKKTMVLVDEAYNELIEDGPKHSMIPLINEGHNIIVARTFSKIYGLAGMRVGYMLGSEENMEFINKFGLGGYSINQAGLAAAIASYNDEAFKDFSRQKVKEGREIILDAVKANGLTALPSTTNFVFVNLGDDGDANAFRQAMEQQDVLIRGQYRTYYQWSRVSTGRIEDVKKYAAAMPKALEEMYKLKA encoded by the coding sequence ATGACTTATAATCCATCAAGACGACTTTTCTTAGGAGGCTCACTCGCAGCATCAGCCGCTGGCGCAACGGGTATTATTACCCCTGCAGGCTTGGCCGCCCAGCCTATGAAGTCACCGCAAATTATGTATGGCCCAACGCCTGGGGTAGCAAAGCTGAACGCCAATGAAAACCCGTATGGTCCGAGCGACCTGGCATTGAAAGCCATTGCTGAGGCAAGCCGCTCGGGCGGTGCTTACTATGCCTACCGCGCAGGCATGTATTTACGTGATATGCTGGCTGAATCAAATGGTTTGAAGCCCGAAAATGTCTCTATCACTGCAGGTTCAAGCCTGATCCTGGCTTTTGCGGCCTTTGCGGCAACCAGTAAAGGTAAAATCCTTGGCCCGGATTTATTCTGGGATACCACCTCTAAGGCACCCATTAGTCAGGGCGGTCCGGAAATTGTTCGCGTACCGAATACCGCGGAGCTGGATATTGACCTCGACGCACTGTACGCCGCCATCGATGATGACATTGCCATGGTACACGTGTGTAACCCTAACAATCCAACCGGTAAGTTGCTTGACCCGAAGAAGCTGCGTGAGTTCTGCATTAAAGCATCGAAGAAAACCATGGTATTAGTTGACGAGGCCTACAACGAACTTATCGAAGATGGCCCTAAGCATTCCATGATTCCGTTAATTAATGAAGGTCACAACATCATTGTTGCGCGGACATTCTCAAAAATTTACGGTCTGGCAGGTATGCGTGTTGGTTACATGCTGGGCAGTGAAGAGAATATGGAGTTCATCAATAAGTTTGGCCTGGGTGGATATTCAATTAACCAGGCAGGCTTAGCCGCGGCCATCGCCAGCTACAATGATGAAGCGTTTAAAGACTTCTCACGTCAAAAAGTCAAAGAAGGCCGTGAGATTATCCTTGATGCAGTAAAAGCCAATGGCCTGACTGCTTTGCCATCCACCACAAACTTTGTGTTTGTTAATTTAGGTGATGACGGTGACGCCAACGCATTCCGCCAGGCAATGGAGCAACAGGATGTGTTAATTCGCGGACAGTACCGTACGTATTATCAATGGTCACGTGTCAGTACTGGTCGAATTGAAGACGTTAAGAAATATGCGGCAGCAATGCCAAAAGCATTAGAAGAGATGTATAAACTCAAAGCATAA
- a CDS encoding DUF2959 domain-containing protein gives MIKLVSAVLLLTVIGALAGCQSAYYAAWEKVGVEKREILVDRVEDARESQEEAEKQFSSALEEFSALLQFDGGELEDAYQSLSDQYEASKSAADDVTTRIDKIESVAEALFDEWEAELEEYSNAGLKRSSQQTLNETRLKYNKMLRAMRRVENSMQPVLQTLQDNVLYLKHNLNASAVGALQGELSTIQRDVKSLLADMQTAIAQSDAFIAGMGR, from the coding sequence ATGATTAAATTAGTAAGCGCGGTACTCTTGTTAACGGTAATAGGTGCCCTGGCGGGCTGTCAGAGTGCCTACTATGCTGCGTGGGAGAAAGTTGGCGTAGAAAAACGCGAAATACTGGTCGACCGGGTTGAAGATGCCCGTGAGTCTCAGGAAGAGGCAGAAAAGCAGTTTTCGTCAGCCTTAGAAGAGTTTTCTGCACTGTTACAATTTGATGGCGGAGAACTTGAAGACGCCTATCAATCCCTCAGTGATCAGTACGAAGCGAGTAAGAGCGCGGCCGATGACGTGACTACCCGCATCGATAAAATTGAAAGCGTTGCCGAAGCGCTGTTTGATGAGTGGGAAGCAGAGCTTGAAGAATATTCCAATGCGGGTCTGAAACGTTCGAGCCAGCAAACGCTTAATGAAACGCGCTTAAAATACAATAAAATGCTGCGTGCAATGCGCCGTGTTGAAAACAGTATGCAGCCGGTATTACAAACGCTGCAAGACAACGTGCTGTATCTGAAGCATAACCTCAATGCCAGCGCGGTAGGCGCATTACAGGGCGAACTATCGACTATACAGCGTGACGTAAAAAGTCTGTTGGCTGATATGCAAACGGCGATTGCCCAATCTGATGCGTTTATTGCCGGTATGGGCCGATAG
- a CDS encoding sensor domain-containing phosphodiesterase: MTKLKKFSGFVGQARGQEYFELVVLALSEIIDCDYVLIGRPNESIGTCSTVAMAAFNRLEENFTYPLKGSPCHVVTQSGACRYDCNVAKLYPDDTTLTELNIEAYIAMPLYDAHGQINGLLVAMNTIPLSSGEEISALFEMIGYRIAAELERMDQDRSLNMLSSIFKHSAEAMLVTDSERNIIEVNQAFCDMFGYSKKQVIGLNPQIVSSGVQDQAFFRDFWHKLFKTGVWQGEIKNRHADGSILEQWVSVSQIRDGNGHIHHYTAIYTDLTEFNQTQAENLYLANTDPLSRLSSKSFLVEMLKSPGRKSLLMIGIDGLRYLNDAYGFDLCDELIRQTAAIIKSLIVADCYVGAGPGKFALLFNSTTDLNAVAEQVGQYFRHQQVVTGDVRVFVSLSFGGARGRSDLLRLAGAALRQSRDSGDLTCVILDEETQSQQSNHRLLFVEANNIVHNAINQQLVVPYFQGIHDNHSGTITHYEALARIHYNDQVLSPYSFIEAAQVAGVLPLLTRQIIQQAFKAMSQYDYSFSLNITEYDLNAQYLQRFLMAQCDAYQIAPQRVILEVLEGISSSGKQNHLKQLKMLKRCGFKLAIDDFGTEYSNFERILDIEADYLKIDAKYIKRIDTDKKSYEIVKALSFFCQNSGIKCVAEYVHSLAVQQCLLELGIDYSQGFLFSKPAPFGEKSMQGTMAFRIDDDLPVIVHFTLNGHIPKEMRFTKAFRNFIATMAQPVRLGLFDFRHCDYFQMGEADLIDRANLASIEPLYQQFRKVAVLIDGQYAEKMAAIWCQHIDAIFEVRCFHSTAAAKRWLYQPLLLNQPSLSMIPELSNGIGLSC, encoded by the coding sequence GTGACTAAGTTAAAAAAGTTTTCGGGTTTTGTTGGTCAGGCCCGGGGACAGGAATATTTTGAACTTGTTGTTTTAGCTTTATCCGAAATTATTGACTGTGATTATGTTCTTATAGGCCGGCCAAACGAATCCATCGGAACCTGTTCGACGGTTGCCATGGCAGCATTTAACCGGCTTGAAGAAAACTTTACCTACCCGCTTAAAGGCTCACCCTGTCACGTTGTGACGCAAAGTGGTGCCTGTCGATATGATTGTAACGTAGCAAAGCTTTATCCTGATGATACGACCCTGACAGAGTTGAATATTGAGGCATATATCGCCATGCCCTTGTATGATGCTCACGGTCAAATTAATGGCTTGTTAGTGGCAATGAATACGATTCCCTTAAGCAGCGGCGAAGAAATCTCCGCGCTGTTTGAGATGATTGGTTATCGCATTGCAGCAGAGCTTGAGCGAATGGATCAAGACCGCTCTTTGAACATGTTGTCGTCCATTTTTAAACATTCAGCAGAAGCCATGCTGGTAACGGACTCAGAGCGCAACATCATAGAAGTCAATCAGGCATTTTGTGATATGTTTGGCTATTCCAAAAAGCAGGTTATTGGACTTAACCCGCAAATAGTGTCGTCCGGCGTTCAGGATCAAGCGTTTTTTCGCGACTTTTGGCATAAGTTGTTTAAAACCGGTGTGTGGCAGGGTGAAATAAAAAACCGTCATGCAGATGGCTCGATACTGGAGCAGTGGGTGTCGGTGAGCCAGATACGTGATGGTAATGGTCACATCCATCATTATACTGCTATTTATACCGATCTTACTGAGTTCAACCAAACCCAGGCTGAAAATCTCTACTTAGCCAATACTGACCCCCTCAGTCGCTTATCCAGTAAATCTTTCCTCGTGGAGATGCTCAAATCGCCCGGCCGTAAAAGTTTGTTGATGATTGGTATTGATGGTCTGCGTTACCTCAACGATGCATACGGTTTTGACCTTTGTGATGAATTGATTCGTCAAACCGCCGCTATTATTAAATCGCTCATCGTGGCGGATTGTTATGTTGGCGCAGGGCCTGGTAAATTTGCATTGCTGTTCAACAGTACCACTGATTTAAATGCGGTGGCGGAGCAAGTGGGTCAGTACTTTCGCCATCAACAGGTGGTCACTGGTGATGTCAGAGTCTTTGTGTCGCTATCCTTTGGTGGTGCCAGAGGCCGGTCTGACCTGTTAAGGTTGGCTGGCGCTGCTTTGCGCCAAAGCCGCGATAGTGGCGATTTAACCTGCGTCATACTCGACGAGGAAACGCAGAGCCAGCAATCGAACCATCGCTTACTGTTTGTGGAAGCGAATAATATTGTTCATAACGCAATCAATCAGCAACTGGTAGTGCCCTATTTCCAGGGAATTCATGATAACCACAGTGGCACAATAACGCATTACGAGGCACTGGCCAGGATTCATTATAATGACCAGGTGTTATCGCCATACAGCTTTATTGAGGCGGCGCAGGTGGCCGGAGTGTTGCCGCTGCTAACGCGACAGATCATACAACAAGCCTTTAAAGCCATGTCTCAATATGACTATAGTTTTTCACTGAACATCACCGAGTATGATTTGAATGCACAGTACCTTCAGCGCTTTTTAATGGCGCAGTGTGATGCGTATCAAATCGCTCCGCAACGAGTGATTCTTGAGGTGCTCGAAGGTATTAGCAGTTCCGGTAAGCAGAATCACCTGAAACAACTCAAAATGCTCAAACGTTGTGGATTTAAGCTGGCAATCGACGACTTCGGCACAGAGTACTCAAACTTTGAGCGCATTCTGGATATCGAAGCTGACTATTTGAAAATTGACGCCAAGTACATAAAGCGCATTGATACCGATAAGAAAAGCTACGAAATTGTCAAAGCGCTGAGCTTTTTTTGTCAGAATAGCGGCATAAAGTGCGTAGCCGAGTACGTTCACTCCCTAGCGGTACAGCAATGTTTGCTGGAGTTGGGGATTGATTACAGTCAGGGGTTCTTATTTTCAAAGCCAGCTCCCTTTGGCGAAAAATCAATGCAGGGAACAATGGCGTTTCGAATCGATGATGACTTGCCTGTGATAGTACACTTTACGCTGAACGGCCATATTCCCAAGGAAATGCGCTTTACCAAAGCGTTTCGCAATTTTATTGCAACCATGGCACAACCGGTTCGGCTCGGACTATTTGATTTCCGGCACTGTGATTACTTTCAAATGGGCGAGGCTGATCTGATTGACCGGGCGAACCTGGCCAGTATCGAGCCGTTATATCAACAGTTTCGCAAAGTCGCAGTGTTGATTGACGGCCAGTATGCAGAGAAGATGGCGGCAATATGGTGTCAGCACATAGATGCAATCTTCGAGGTACGTTGTTTTCACAGTACCGCTGCTGCCAAGCGTTGGCTGTATCAGCCGCTATTGCTCAACCAGCCCTCTTTATCGATGATACCAGAGTTGAGTAATGGGATAGGTTTATCCTGCTAA
- a CDS encoding sulfite exporter TauE/SafE family protein, producing the protein MEIELVWFVLTLCVAGAVAGITSGLFGNGGGFVVVPALLAVFPFFTPASDELVKVAIGTSLASIVISSARSVLAHKKRGAVDFVILKSWLIWIVLGVLGGLAIANHTSSGGLTIVFAAGVLLYSVYFLFPDFVVRPGVTFSMPTGVGKAALAFVIGGFSALLGIGGGTPMVITMVMCQRSIQQAVATAAGVGFLIGLPGAIGFLFMTNASPATMPFGTVGYINLPALIAISIGSIMTAPIGASMAHSFSEKMLKRLFGVYLVIVSVAMFSKAL; encoded by the coding sequence ATGGAGATTGAACTCGTCTGGTTCGTCCTCACGTTGTGTGTAGCGGGCGCTGTCGCCGGCATTACTTCCGGCCTTTTTGGTAATGGCGGAGGTTTTGTTGTTGTACCAGCCCTACTCGCGGTCTTTCCTTTTTTTACCCCTGCCTCTGACGAACTGGTAAAGGTTGCAATAGGTACCTCTTTGGCATCTATCGTAATTTCCAGTGCACGCTCAGTATTGGCGCACAAAAAACGCGGCGCAGTTGACTTTGTCATTCTGAAATCCTGGCTTATTTGGATCGTGCTGGGTGTGTTAGGTGGCTTAGCAATTGCCAACCATACCAGTAGCGGCGGACTCACCATCGTCTTTGCTGCCGGTGTATTGTTGTACTCAGTCTACTTCCTGTTCCCGGACTTTGTGGTTCGCCCAGGGGTGACCTTCAGCATGCCAACAGGGGTTGGCAAAGCCGCGCTGGCATTTGTGATCGGCGGCTTTTCAGCCCTGCTGGGTATCGGTGGCGGTACGCCAATGGTCATAACCATGGTCATGTGCCAACGCTCTATTCAGCAAGCGGTAGCCACCGCAGCGGGCGTCGGCTTCTTAATAGGCTTACCTGGCGCCATTGGCTTTTTGTTCATGACCAATGCCAGCCCGGCCACCATGCCGTTTGGTACCGTAGGTTACATCAACCTGCCCGCTTTAATAGCGATTAGTATCGGTTCCATCATGACTGCCCCAATAGGCGCATCGATGGCCCACAGTTTTAGCGAAAAAATGCTTAAACGCTTGTTTGGCGTTTACCTGGTGATCGTGTCCGTAGCCATGTTTAGTAAAGCATTATAG
- a CDS encoding bifunctional GNAT family N-acetyltransferase/hotdog fold thioesterase: MFKVITPLSEEQLTAYYHFRWQYLRQPWNFPPGSEKDEYEQVSEHRMVVNTDGQIIACGRVHLNTAEEAQIRHIAVHSDYQRRGLGLFMLNALESVARELGAIRAVTNSREISIDFFEACGFKVEREAPNELGLLKRQQMVKKLNDFSLLVLHPEWCQELQNTWTETIPITEHMGIKLHQYTGKTLETRASLNKNINIHGTMFAGSIFSLATLTGWGMIFLQLKDKGLEGDIVLGDGNIHYHKPITMKPRATCNVERLKGKFSALSKGRKCRIELEVEVLDDTQPVAEFHGIYWVLPKEDNA, from the coding sequence GTGTTTAAAGTTATTACACCACTAAGTGAAGAGCAGCTCACCGCGTATTATCATTTCCGCTGGCAGTACCTTCGCCAGCCCTGGAATTTTCCTCCAGGCTCAGAAAAAGATGAATACGAACAGGTCAGCGAACATCGCATGGTCGTCAATACTGACGGACAGATTATCGCCTGCGGGCGGGTTCACTTAAACACCGCCGAAGAAGCTCAGATACGTCATATTGCAGTCCACAGCGATTATCAACGCCGCGGTCTTGGGCTGTTTATGCTCAATGCATTGGAGTCTGTCGCCCGCGAGTTAGGCGCTATCCGGGCTGTCACCAACAGCCGCGAAATATCCATCGACTTCTTTGAAGCCTGTGGCTTTAAAGTAGAGCGGGAAGCACCGAATGAACTGGGCCTGCTAAAACGTCAGCAGATGGTTAAAAAACTCAATGATTTTTCGTTACTGGTGCTGCATCCTGAGTGGTGTCAGGAGCTACAGAATACCTGGACAGAAACCATTCCTATAACCGAACATATGGGGATCAAGCTTCACCAGTATACCGGTAAGACACTTGAAACCCGGGCGTCATTGAATAAAAACATTAATATTCATGGCACTATGTTTGCCGGCAGTATTTTCTCCCTGGCGACCCTGACTGGCTGGGGCATGATCTTTTTGCAACTTAAAGACAAAGGTCTTGAAGGCGATATCGTACTGGGCGATGGCAATATTCATTATCATAAACCGATTACTATGAAACCACGTGCCACCTGCAATGTGGAACGACTCAAGGGCAAGTTTAGCGCGCTCAGCAAAGGCCGAAAATGCCGGATAGAGCTGGAGGTGGAAGTGCTCGACGATACCCAACCGGTCGCAGAGTTTCATGGCATATACTGGGTGTTACCAAAAGAGGATAACGCATGA
- a CDS encoding virulence factor BrkB family protein: MNLSAWQANWTDFKPQLIRFGKIFVARCKSDSITISAGHLAYVTLLSLVPFIMVFFTILSAFPAFASVRTKLEQFIFSNFVPTASDVVHEYMSDFVGNASEMGAVGILSLLVVAILLISNVDKTLNRIWRSRGERPIIYTFAIYWMVITLGPLLMGASVAMTSYLTGLAQFAEEYTPGLGTFLLKLVPSFAALAAFIILYMLVPNKRVPVKHALGGAVLATLLFELSKKGFAFYVTNFPSYQVIYGALAALPLLFLWIYLSWIVVLLGAEFTCSLSDTLNDDDDAESSKVPPPSK; encoded by the coding sequence GTGAATTTATCGGCATGGCAAGCAAATTGGACTGATTTCAAACCACAGCTTATTCGCTTTGGCAAAATATTCGTTGCGCGCTGCAAGTCAGACAGCATTACCATATCTGCAGGTCACCTTGCTTATGTTACCCTGCTCTCGCTGGTTCCTTTCATTATGGTATTTTTTACCATTTTATCGGCCTTTCCGGCTTTCGCCTCAGTGCGGACAAAGTTAGAACAATTTATTTTTAGTAACTTTGTACCGACTGCGAGCGATGTGGTTCATGAATATATGAGTGACTTTGTTGGCAACGCATCAGAAATGGGCGCTGTGGGCATTCTATCGCTACTTGTGGTGGCGATATTGCTAATCTCCAATGTCGATAAAACACTTAACCGCATATGGCGCTCCCGCGGCGAACGTCCGATTATTTATACCTTTGCCATTTACTGGATGGTGATTACGCTTGGACCGCTGCTGATGGGCGCCAGCGTTGCGATGACATCCTACCTTACTGGCCTGGCACAATTCGCCGAAGAATACACGCCCGGATTAGGCACCTTTTTGCTTAAGCTGGTACCCAGTTTTGCTGCATTAGCGGCGTTCATTATTTTATATATGCTGGTCCCCAACAAACGAGTCCCGGTTAAACATGCACTGGGCGGCGCAGTGCTGGCAACATTGCTGTTTGAACTGAGTAAAAAAGGCTTTGCCTTTTATGTGACCAACTTTCCGTCTTATCAGGTGATCTACGGCGCATTAGCGGCACTGCCATTGCTGTTTCTTTGGATTTACTTGTCGTGGATAGTGGTGTTATTAGGCGCTGAGTTTACCTGTAGTCTCAGCGATACGCTGAACGACGATGACGACGCAGAGTCATCTAAAGTGCCCCCGCCATCCAAATAA
- the metF gene encoding methylenetetrahydrofolate reductase, whose product MVSYAQGIDALNQSLSELRDIDVSFEFFPPGNENMEKTLWKSVERLAPLKPAYMSVTYGANSGERDRTHDVVKRIQQQTGVAAVPHLTCVDASATELKQIARDYWDSGIRRIVALRGDLPPGVNKTDMYASDLVALLKEVEDFDISVAAYPEKHPEAPNAQFDLLNLKRKAEAGASEAITQFFFDTSVYLRFRDRAAAAGIDLDIVPGILPVTNYQTLVKFAGFTNVHVPGWLHKLYEGLDADDQTTRNLLGANIAMEMVKVLAKEGVKHFHFYTLNRSELSYAICHMLGVKPQNGG is encoded by the coding sequence ATGGTGTCTTACGCGCAGGGAATCGATGCCCTTAATCAATCGTTATCAGAATTACGCGACATTGACGTGTCTTTTGAGTTTTTTCCGCCGGGTAACGAAAACATGGAAAAAACCCTTTGGAAGTCAGTGGAACGCCTGGCGCCTTTAAAGCCTGCTTATATGTCGGTCACCTACGGGGCCAACAGTGGCGAGCGCGATCGGACTCACGACGTGGTGAAACGTATTCAGCAGCAAACAGGTGTGGCGGCAGTGCCCCATTTAACCTGTGTCGATGCCAGCGCCACGGAGTTAAAGCAAATCGCCCGTGACTACTGGGACTCAGGAATTCGCCGCATAGTAGCGCTACGCGGTGATTTACCGCCGGGGGTCAACAAGACCGATATGTACGCCTCCGACTTAGTCGCCTTGCTCAAAGAGGTTGAAGACTTCGACATCTCCGTTGCCGCCTATCCGGAAAAACACCCCGAAGCGCCTAACGCTCAATTTGACCTGCTAAACCTCAAGCGAAAAGCTGAAGCTGGCGCCAGCGAAGCCATCACACAGTTCTTTTTTGATACCAGCGTTTATTTGCGTTTTCGCGACCGTGCCGCCGCCGCTGGCATTGATCTGGACATCGTACCGGGCATTCTACCGGTAACGAACTACCAGACCCTGGTAAAATTCGCCGGTTTTACCAACGTTCATGTGCCTGGCTGGTTGCATAAACTGTACGAAGGGCTCGATGCCGATGACCAGACCACGCGTAATTTACTGGGTGCCAATATCGCCATGGAAATGGTCAAGGTACTCGCCAAAGAAGGCGTGAAACATTTTCACTTTTATACCCTGAACCGCAGCGAACTCAGCTATGCAATTTGTCACATGCTGGGTGTTAAGCCTCAAAACGGCGGTTGA
- the pip gene encoding prolyl aminopeptidase, translated as MSSTCYQRNTMPTNDGHEVYYELNGNPSGIPVLVLHGGPGAGLASNYTALFDLDTYHVIGFDQRGCGRSTPFLSTTANTTAHLLSDITRLRQLLGIEQWLLFGGSWGTTLALLAAINEPETVTGMILRGVFLARRSDFEWFLAPEGGAAQVYPDAYQQFVAGIPQVTDLTSVLTYYGNAFNSIDVTQRHEAASRWYRWEEATARVHPITTDSGQLNGHRGVLSLALFEWHYVANQCFIAENYILQHACNISHIPGKIIHGRCDSVCKPEGAFALHQHWQNSELQFIAGAGHSSTEQGIRMALRDAINDFKSTLQ; from the coding sequence ATGTCATCGACCTGCTACCAGCGCAACACTATGCCTACCAACGATGGGCATGAGGTCTACTATGAGCTTAACGGCAACCCGTCTGGCATACCAGTACTGGTACTGCATGGTGGCCCCGGCGCGGGACTGGCGTCAAACTACACGGCGTTGTTTGATCTGGACACTTACCACGTTATCGGCTTCGATCAGCGCGGCTGCGGCCGCTCTACCCCCTTTTTATCCACCACCGCTAATACCACGGCGCATCTGCTCAGCGATATTACCCGGTTGCGGCAGCTACTTGGCATTGAGCAATGGCTGCTGTTCGGGGGGTCATGGGGCACAACGCTCGCTTTACTCGCCGCAATCAACGAACCTGAAACAGTTACTGGCATGATTTTACGGGGTGTTTTTCTGGCCAGGCGCAGTGACTTTGAGTGGTTTCTGGCGCCAGAAGGTGGTGCCGCACAGGTTTATCCGGATGCATATCAACAATTTGTCGCCGGCATACCACAGGTAACCGATTTGACGTCTGTACTTACCTATTATGGCAACGCATTTAACAGCATTGATGTCACTCAACGTCACGAAGCCGCCAGCCGCTGGTACCGATGGGAAGAAGCCACGGCGCGGGTTCACCCAATAACGACTGACAGTGGCCAGCTAAATGGCCACCGGGGCGTTTTGAGCCTGGCGTTGTTTGAGTGGCATTATGTGGCTAATCAATGTTTTATAGCAGAAAATTATATTCTGCAGCATGCCTGTAACATCAGCCATATTCCTGGCAAAATTATCCATGGTCGCTGTGACTCCGTATGCAAGCCTGAGGGCGCCTTTGCCTTACACCAGCACTGGCAAAACAGTGAACTTCAGTTCATTGCCGGGGCTGGCCACAGCAGTACAGAGCAAGGTATAAGGATGGCCCTGCGGGATGCCATCAATGATTTTAAATCAACATTACAATAA
- the metJ gene encoding met regulon transcriptional regulator MetJ — protein MAEWDGKYIYPYAEHGKKSEQVKKVTVSIPINVLKVLTDERTRRQINNLRHATNSELLCEAFVHAFTGQPLPDDEDLRKDNPNRIPAEARRIMQAMGIDVDLKENELDKDAD, from the coding sequence ATGGCAGAGTGGGACGGAAAGTATATTTACCCGTACGCGGAGCACGGTAAAAAAAGTGAACAGGTTAAAAAAGTCACTGTTTCAATTCCGATCAACGTATTAAAAGTGTTAACCGACGAGAGAACCCGGCGGCAAATTAATAACTTGCGTCACGCCACAAATTCCGAGCTGTTGTGTGAGGCTTTTGTGCATGCCTTTACCGGTCAGCCCTTGCCTGATGATGAGGACTTGCGTAAAGATAATCCAAACCGCATACCGGCTGAAGCACGCCGAATTATGCAGGCGATGGGTATCGATGTGGATCTCAAGGAAAATGAACTGGATAAAGACGCCGACTAA
- the dtd gene encoding D-aminoacyl-tRNA deacylase has product MIGLIQRVSEASVTVDGNTIGEIGAGMLLLLGVEKQDTQAEVEKLATKIGNYRLFSDDDGKMNLNIRQTGGSVLVVSQFTLVADTRKGNRPGFSRGAPPELGESLYKAFVDQLEHQGIPVACGQFGADMQVQLVNDGPVTFHLQV; this is encoded by the coding sequence ATGATTGGACTAATTCAACGCGTCAGCGAGGCCAGTGTCACCGTTGACGGCAATACCATTGGCGAAATAGGCGCAGGCATGTTGCTATTGCTGGGCGTGGAAAAACAAGACACCCAGGCCGAAGTGGAGAAACTGGCGACTAAAATAGGTAATTACCGCCTGTTCAGCGATGATGACGGTAAAATGAATCTCAATATTCGCCAAACCGGCGGTTCGGTACTGGTGGTGTCGCAGTTCACGCTGGTCGCCGATACCCGTAAAGGAAACCGGCCTGGATTTTCCCGGGGCGCGCCGCCTGAATTGGGGGAATCGTTATATAAAGCATTTGTTGACCAGCTTGAACACCAGGGGATTCCGGTTGCCTGTGGTCAGTTTGGAGCCGACATGCAGGTCCAGCTGGTTAACGATGGCCCTGTGACTTTCCACCTTCAGGTGTGA